AGGGACCTGGTGTCGATTGTTCTGGTGGAAGCATACATTCTAACACCCTTGTATTGTATGGATGTCTTTTAACTTGGAATGACCTTGTTTTCTAAGATATTGAACAGATGGGGGAAGAACCAAATGAAGGGGATTTCCTAGAAtaagttttaattttattttgaaatttctttttattcatatatattttttcgttctttaatatttgttttatttggTAAGTGATGTGGATCTGATGTGTCATCCATGTCAGTGCAAGTGAGGGACATTCATTCTCGGAAGGGCTTAAAATATTAGTTTTGAACATGTACAAGTGTTTGAATGAAACTGTGTGTAGTAAAGGGACCGAGATGATGAACTGGAACAAATACAAGGGTGTCCCGTATATATATTTCCATCTTGACACTCATGCATTATGTGCAGGTTGAAATGCCTGTAGACAAAGCCATAAGTACATTGGTGAGGCTGGGTATTGTAACGCAGGATTCTTTAAATGGGCACACTGAACTGCAGGCAGTCCCTTGCTTCAAGGCATATGAGATTCTTAAACAACACTGGAATAGCTTGCTCGGCTAAGTTTTGCTGCATACAAAATTGTACAATTTTAGCTTCTAATTCTGAAAGAGTTCAATGAAAGTTGGTAATGGCAATTTCTACAGAAAGTTGCTATTCTGTAAAATTAAGTATATATTTGGCAGTTTGAATGCAAAAAGAGATGGTGTATCTATACTACAATTAGGAAGAATGAATTGGACGAATAGGCCAAAGAGGCTATGACTTTTGAAGAATTGATTTTGGCCTGATAATTATGGTTGGATCTCCCATTTACTCAGTTGGCAAGCAATACTCAATGTGTATAAATTTAATGTGTGTTAGAGTTCTTGTAAACACTTCATTCATGGTCGTTATTTTGAAGGTCAATAGATGTACTGCTGAATTTTAAGGTCAGCTAAacgaatttttttaaaattaagtaaaatGTTACGTAAGACAACAAAACGTATCTagaaataaaaactaaattggtcaaatgaaaaaagaaacatTAGAAGAGATTGTACTGGATTCAAACTTGTGCTTTATAATGTTTTCCCATCGTTGCTAGTGGGTTCATGTAAAGGATTTGGGTTACGTACCATCGCAACTTAGGATAATTTTGGTCGTAACACTCGTGTGACTTTCTTCTTTCGATCCAATTGGACTTGGAAAAAGAAATTAGTAGATTCTTTTTTGAGGCAAAAGTTATTGTCCATTCaagttgaaataaaaaaatagtcttTTTGGTTGTCTCAAATCTTGAGTAGTGATCAAACATTCCTTCCTTGGCTACGAAAAGTCGTGTGTATCAATTTGTACATAGAAAAGTCACAAGTGTTTGTGCTTCATGCTCAAGATATACTCCTCCTTTTCAAGTCTCCTTTCACATTAATACATCTGTCTAAATTTGAAGTAATATACGTGTCTGTTCTTGATCGTTTCACCTTCACTTTTGTATTTCCTAATATTTGCTGAGTATGGGACAATCCCTCAAGAAATTtggtctctctctctctctgttgCACACCCGATTTCTTTTCATATCATTGAAGGAATTTTTACCAAGTGTAAAGGAGAATAAGGCTATTTTGTAATATTTTGCTTTTGGTTTTGCAGCAAATGGTAAGCAGAGTGATAATATTGGTCCAATAATAGAAAATTGCTACATGACTCATTTTAAGAACACTCACAAATGGAGCTTAGCAGAATTTTGCCATGCTGTCTGCCAAACAGTCAAGTAAGTAACCTTCCATATTCATAAATTCTGATCAAATAAATATGCCACGATTAGCattaaaatcaaagaaattaGCATTGCCCCAAGTTCccttcaaatttttatttttcataggAAATATTTTTGTCTTAATTAATTTTCTGATTTGATGTCTCAATTCAAAACATGGCCGTTTAATGTAATTATTAAGATGCTAACAAGTGAATACAATATAGCTtgtgaaaagtcataaaaagtatAGGAAAATATACgctgactatacaatatagtttACCTATGCATGATCTACACACTGACTATACATTATTATGCACTCAAAAGGCTGAATATAGCTTAACTATACATGAAGTATACATTGACTATTCAATCTCGATTAACTCAAAAACACCTCTAAGCAGTCCCAAATTTTAGGAGCTTTTTAATAGATAATACGCTCGACACAATTCACGTGCATGTACGATacatcaaattttaaagaaaaaggaaaaacaacaaagaagaaaaagacgCAGAAGAAGGCGTAGAGGAGCCATTtcttttttgttgaaaaaaataGGGTTGAATGgccattttagtatttttttaaatataaattggGCTAAAAAAATGGTAAGTAAACCTTATGGATTTACATTTTACATAATTTGCccaaaaaataaagtaaacttAATCTACGCAACATTATATAATCGTAAGACATGGTGTTGATAACTCACCACACTACTAGAATTTCGTTGTTTTTCGACTACTTTTAGTAGTCGGAATGTAGTCGAAAAATGGAGTTTTCTAATGACTTTTCAACTATTTTTGAGTAGTCAGTATATTGAAGGTCGAAAAATATTTACCGACTACGGTAGTCAGACTTTCCCGATTACTATAGTCGGAAAATATTAAACTAGACCTGACCATTAAACTATCTAAATGATCGACTACTGTAGTCAGAaatctattaaaaataataatttattaatttaaacaaTGCCGACTACAGTcattgaaataattaaatatttaattaatatgcATTTCGACTACTTTAGTCGGCATATATAACTTATTTATGATCATTTAATTACTTTTCCGACTACTATAGTTggtataaattattaatttattattctcTTCTGATTACTGTAGTCGACATTTTAAAtttccttaaaaaaattatatgttatTGCCGATTATTGTAGTCGAAAAGGCTACATTTTTAATACAGAAAAATATTGTTTATATGGTGCACCACTTGCTAAATTATACTACCATCCATCCATAAAAAATCAACCATAAAACCAAGCATCAAATACATTCCTAAACATTCAAATTTCATTCAATATAACTAAGTCTAAAAGTTCAAGCATCATCAAAATCAAGTCTAATAAGTATTTAGTTGTTATTAAAAACAGAAGTAAATAGTTTAAAACAAGTCTaaatatcatagaaaatatCTAAATAGTCAGAAACAATCTACTCTTCATCAGAATCAGTCTCTTCTTCACCATCATCATATCCAGCCATATGTTTCTCCATGAACTTCTCCACTTTAGCAAAGAGCTTCAGATATTTGAAGTCGTTCTGTCAACTCTGAAATCTGTCTTCTCATTCCTTCCATTTCTTCCGTAGATTGAGTAGTAGAAGCACCATACAACAATGGTGATGGAAGACACGAGGAAGGTTGTACTCCAAGCCCATAAACTCTACCTTCCAACACACCTCCTGCCACATTTGTCCATATTGAAGCAATATCATCAGATGATAGTTGGGTTGTGGAACCAGCCTCGGAAGTAGGTTGTGTTTGATGCCATTCGTCCAAGCCTCTTTGAAATCCAACCTGAAATAAATGTATAAATAAACGACATCGACTAAATGTATAAAAAAACACAATTAGCATAAGTACTCAGAAATCAAAAGAAAGTAGGATATGTAAAATGAGAGTGACAGGTTGAAAAATTTGGTAGTTTGTTAGTGTTTTATGTGCAGGTCGTACTGAATTAGCTATTTGGTGGAATGTTATTGCATCTGTTTTAAGAGACTTTGATATGGATGCTTGGAATTAGTTAGGATGAGTGTAGCTGATGCTCTGAACAACAATCTTAGAACCCTTCTGAAGCTTTGATCAAATTATAACTTATGAACTATGTGATATGCATACTTCATTACTATGTAGTTTCAGGGACAACTTGATATAACTAAAATCTGAACTGAGGTTCAATATCACGAAATTATACAAGTCAAATTATAAgtactaaaagaaaaatattaacataTGGAAGGTCTCAAAGTAGCTTAAGTACTTATAAATCGAGAACAAAAAGAAGTTACAACAGAAGATTGCACTTAGTAGAATCTAATATTTACAATTAGCTTCAATACTCAGAAAGTGATTGAACTTGCAGAAGCTAATATCAACAAGTAGCTTGTATTATGAAACCCAGTAGGAAAAATTTAGTGCCAAGAATGTAAAATAAGAAAGGGAGAGATGTCAATAAAGTGCTGGGTTAGCCTATCATTAGcaataaagaaaaaggagaaaaaaaacaagagaGACATCAATGACTGCTGCTGGGTTATATTGTCTAGATCTACTACAGTGATTTGTTCTgtcaatattaagaaaattgcTACTTTCCCTCTTTGGCTTTTCTTTCTTGTTAAGGAATAACTGTTTGTAAGCAgcaaaaattcatgaaaataaagaaaagccTAAactatagatttttttttaatttccttttGTTAGAAATTGACGACAATAATGTCTAAGTTGCAATTTCGTATATGATAGTTGCCTTTTTTCTCCAAAGAAGCAAACAAAATCCTCATAAGCATTCATTTTTGTCTAGTAGGCTGAAAAAAATGGCAACACTTCCATGTTTGGTGTCATAGTTGTATTAAATCTGATGTTTAAAAAAAGTTGTCTATCCCTTTCCAGCAATGGATCCTAAGCTTATgttaaatgaaataatatttaagTGTTATAACTTACAAATGTCTCCTCTGCACGTGACTCTACCCATTCTCCCCTTGTaccatctttatttcttttcttaggCATCTCCTCAAATACCTCAACATCAGACACCTCTTCACCTTTTAACTTTGtctacaaaataataaataagagTTAAATAAATTTCAATCGCATTTACTTAAAAGGAAATTACCATTTTTCTTCGGTGGGCTGCGAAACTCATAGAACCTCCGGTGTGTAAAGAGCCTCCCTTTACGGAGGCCCGAGCTGCCTCTGCTCGCTCACACTTCTTCTTAAATTCAGGAGTGTTCCATTTCTCCACAAATTTAAGCCATATTTCTTCTCGTAACCATCCGTGCttctcattattttttcaaacttcaaacaacatcaacaactcGTATACGAGCTTTCttctcaaaaatgaaatttattttgttCTCATAACATGGCTGCCATGCACACTTCGActtcataataaataatatcattagattaaaaattatatatttgataactaatataaaaataaattttatttgtacCCTAAATTGATTCCATATTTGTTCCTTGATATTGTACGGAAAGTCTTTCCATCTACCCCAAGCATCATTGAAGAATGGTTGAATAGATTCTGAAACCATATGGGAGACGACATATGATGGCGCAAACCTGCATTAAACTTAATTTATGTAAGAAGTACATTcaccaaattaaaattaatataaagatAACTTACCCATCCTTATCAAGGGTGATAATCAATCTATGATAAGAATCATATTCTCTAGTATCTCCAACATTTTGAGTCCTTGAAAAGGCTGGTGCAATAGTACTACTGATAGATGGTGATGCTGGTATACGGATTCCAATATTTGACATAGATATGCTAGGTGTTGATGACGTTGGAGATTCAGCTGGAGTCAATGATGGAATCTGAGATGAGGAGTTACCATTTTGACTTATATGGCAACTCGAAGAAGAATTTATATGAGGTGTGGGCACAATATTATAATCAAGACTTGTATTCATGCCCTGAGAAGCTGTGGAATAATTTTTGATAGGTCCAGGTGGTGGTACACTAAAAAACGAAGGTGGTAATGAAGTCGACAGGGGAGGAAATCCAGGAGGTAATGAAGTCGACGGAGAAGGAATATTGGGTGGCAGTGAAGTCTGTTGAGGAGGAACGACAGATGGTAGTGAAGTTAGTTGAGGAGGTAAGGTGAGTGGCAATGAATTTGCCTCAGGAGGAGCTACATATTGCTGGCTTGAGTGACTTGAAGCTGGTTGCGAATTGTGTTGTTTCTTCTTAGTTGTATGTTTTCGACGCTTTACAGATGCCTTCTTCATTGCCTAAAAAGATGAGACCCTCGAATTGCTTCTAGCTTTTAACCTGAAAATCGATAAGTTAGGAGTGATCAACTTATAGCCTTTAGCTCGTTTGGAATTTAAAATACTTGGCACAAAAGTACGATAAACACCAAAGTAGGCCAAAAAGTACTTAATACCAACATAACACCCTATATGTCTCCTCCTGATGCTGCAATCTAATTATTTTATGTAACTTGCTCCCTGATCACTCCTGTTCAATAATATCAGACAAAATTAAGAAAGAGATAATTTGATTTCACCCACTTTCACCAGAAACGCCACAACTAGAGATGCAGTGAACAAGAATACTCAAACAAAAACAGAATTCATATCAAAATTTGTCAACAGAACAAACCAAACAATTTAATCATCTTCATTTGATTCATAATCACTATCAAATTCTTCTACATcacttatttcatttttttcaagtaATTCATCGTCATTTATTTCATATTCATCAGTTGGAGATTCTTCTTCGGTAGATTCCTCCTCATTAGCCCTGGATGTTCCTTCCCCAGAATTATTTAGATTTGATTGAAGGACAATAGCATCAAATTCTTCATAGATGCCTTCACTATGTTGTAATTCACCTGCTAATTCATCATCCACCATTGCTTCAACACTTGAAATATCATTTTGATATGCTACCTCCAATGCATCCTCAACTTCCACTCTCCCCACAGGTTTTGTTTTTATAACTACATGCCACGAAGATTTATTCTTGCACAAAGGATAAGGAGCGTAATACACTTGTTTCACATTTTGTGCAATGATAAATGGATTATAGAAACGATACTGTCTCATGTGgttaatttcaattattttgtaTAAAGGATGCACCTTTGTACCACTAGAATTAGGATCATACCATTTGCACCGAAAGAGTACTAGCTTTTTCTTCGCCCAACCAACAATATACTCGAGTTTTATAATCTCTTGAAGCACACCATAATAATCAATATCCCCCTCACCTTTCACCCACATCCCACTATTATTGGTTTTCTTGCATTTGGACCATTCTTCTGTATGAAACTTGTATCCATTGATGAAGTACTTAGACATTATTCTGACTCTACGATCAGGTCCCCAAGCAATATCACGCAAAAATTAGACATTCACGACATCCATGACATTAATTGGATTATGAACCTATATTaaattagagaaattttagaattttaaaaatacatataattGATGTGCAAATACTTAATAGTATTAGGTAGCACTTACATATTCTCTAAACCACTCTGAAAATCTAGAATAAACAGCATCATTCCCATATGTACCAACAAAAAAACTGTCcaacaaaataacaattttTATTGGTTAAAGGGATGATGAATTTTGTTTGAAAGTaggtaatatatatatgtacctatGATAAGGTTGGACCTCGGGACAATTCAATAATACATGTGTTGTAGCCGACTTTAACTCCATCTCAATTAACTTTCGCTTTGGAGTATGTTCTGGACCTCCTTTTCCTGGATGATTGAATATGGAAAAGGGTGGTAATAAAGGATCGATAATTCCTCCATCGTCATGTTGATTGGGTCTATTTATCAAACAAGGCACATCATTTTCAAAACAGTATGAATCAAAATGAGAAGTTTCTCTTGCGATATATGCTTCACGTATCGATCCCTCCATTCTCGATCTATTTTTTATGGTTCTCTTACTTTTGCCAATAATCCTGTAAAGTATGACTCTTAGATGAAAGATTTTTTAATTCAAACacagaagaaaaataattaaaattcattACCTCTCAAATGGATACATCCATCTACCTTGAACTAGCCCTCCAAGTCGTGCCTCTTGCACAAGATGAATTGGGAGATATTCCATTACATTGAAAAAGCCAGGAGGAAATATTTTTTCCAACTTGTTTAAAGCTAGACAAATGTTACTTTCCATGTAATTTAGGTTTACACAACTCTTTGAAAAAAAGGCTTATTTCTGTGATGGGTTTCCATATTCTATCAGGCAAGGCATTAAATGCAATAGGCATCAA
This sequence is a window from Solanum dulcamara chromosome 10, daSolDulc1.2, whole genome shotgun sequence. Protein-coding genes within it:
- the LOC129870255 gene encoding uncharacterized protein LOC129870255 → MKKASVKRRKHTTKKKQHNSQPASSHSSQQYVAPPEANSLPLTLPPQLTSLPSVVPPQQTSLPPNIPSPSTSLPPGFPPLSTSLPPSFFSVPPPGPIKNYSTASQGMNTSLDYNIVPTPHINSSSSCHISQNGNSSSQIPSLTPAESPTSSTPSISMSNIGIRIPASPSISSTIAPAFSRTQNVGDTREYDSYHRLIITLDKDGFAPSYVVSHMVSESIQPFFNDAWGRWKDFPYNIKEQIWNQFRTKLKGEEVSDVEVFEEMPKKRNKDGTRGEWVESRAEETFVGFQRGLDEWHQTQPTSEAGSTTQLSSDDIASIWTNVAGGVLEGRVYGLGVQPSSCLPSPLLYGASTTQSTEEMEGMRRQISELTERLQISEALC